One genomic region from Strix uralensis isolate ZFMK-TIS-50842 chromosome 5, bStrUra1, whole genome shotgun sequence encodes:
- the PHC1 gene encoding polyhomeotic-like protein 1: METESEQNSSSTSGSSSSGGSTRPQISQMSLYERQAVQALQALQRQPNAAQYFHQFMLQQQLNSAQLHSLAAVQQATIAASRQASSPNTSTSQQTTTTQASINLATTSAAQLISRSQSVSSPSATTLTQSVLLGNTTSPPLNQSQAQMYLRPQLGNLLQVNRTLGRNVPLASQLILMPNGAVAAVQQEVPPTQSPGVHADTDQVQNLAVRSQQTSAANAQLQGSAQKAALPGNSQASGLPQATSTGQTLAVAQASSGSAGQSLNLSQGSAGSNGVSGGVVASGGSQTSAGLSQTSSAGATGSCQRKGTGVVQPLPVAAAQAVTVSQGSQTETENAATKKGETDSGGQQTVGMNLTRTATPAPSQTLISSATYTQIQPHSLIQQQQQIHLQKQVVIQQQIAIHHQQQFQHRQSQLLHTATHLQLAQQQQQQQAPSLTQQQQQAQPPQQQAPPQNQQQAQTLVVQPMLQSQPQPVQLQQDSPCQPATKSPVPIQSKSLVTPIKPPQLGPAKMSATQQPPPHIPVQVVGTRQQGSGQAQALGLAQIAAAVPTSRGMPAVVQPVSQAHAASPSSSSAPASSQEAPPLTTGVNLAQVQGTAHMVKSPASSPVVAQMPAAFYMQSVQLPGKSQTLSVKRKAESEEEKEESPGVTALLPARSSPVTDSPKNMEEKSGLGDKSDPAAVATPNTASSEGGSVTPTSAPTPNLAMVSRQMGDSKPPQAIVKPQILTHIIEGFVIQEGAEPFPVGCSQLLKESEKPLQGEAPSGQSENLSSNSPGGDSASMELDKKANLLKCEYCGKYAPATQFRGSKRFCSMTCAKRYNVSCSHQFRLQRKKMKEFQEANYARVRRRGPRRSSSEIARTKIQGKRHRGQEDSSRGSDNSSYDEALSPTSPGPLSVRASHGERDLSNSSMAPPTPDLHGINPVFLSSNPSRWSVEEVYEFIASLQGCQEIAEEFRSQEIDGQALLLLKEEHLMSAMNIKLGPALKICAKINVLKET, encoded by the exons ATGGAGACCGAAAGTGAGCAGAACTCCAGCTCCACCAGTGGGAGCTCCAGTTCTGGAGGAAGCACCCGTCCTCAGATATCGCAGATGTCTCTCTATGAGCGACAGGCAGTACAG GCCCTGCAGGCACTCCAAAGACAGCCCAATGCAGCCCAGTACTTTCATCAGTTCATGCTCCAGCAGCAGCTTAACAGTGCCCAGCTTCACAGCCTGGCCGCTGTGCAGCAG GCTACAATCGCAGCCAGCAGACAGGCCAGCTCCCCCAACACCAGCACCTCGCAACAGACCACCACCACCCAGGCCTCT aTCAACCTAGCCACCACATCAGCTGCTCAGCTGATCAGTCGGTCACAGAGCGTGAGCTCCCCCAGCGCCACAACCCTGACGCAGTCTGTGCTCCTTGGGAATACCACCTCACCACCCCTCAACCAGTCGCAGGCCCAGATGTATCTCCGG CCACAGCTGGGGAACCTGTTGCAGGTAAACCGGACCTTGGGCCGCAATGTGCCTCTTGCCTCCCAACTCATCCTGATGCCCAATGGGGCCGTGGCCGCTGTGCAGCAGGAGGTACCACCCACTCAGTCTCCTGGGGTCCATGCAGACACAGACCAG GTGCAGAACTTGGCTGTGAGAAGCCAGCAGACCTCGGCTGCTAATGCCCAGCTCCAAGGCTCTGCTCAGAAGGCAGCTCTGCCAGGAAACTCCCAGGCTTCGGGCTTACCGCAGGCCACCAGCACGGGCCAGACCTTGGCGGTGGCTCAGGCCTCCTCCGGCAGCGCAGGCCAGTCCCTCAACTTGAGCCAGGGGTCAGCGGGCAGTAACGGTGTCTCCGGGGGTGTGGTGGCAAGTGGTGGGAGCCAGACCTCAGCAGGATTGAGCCAGACCTCCTCGGCAGGAGCCACAGGCAGTTGCCAAAGGAAAGGCACGGGGGTGGTTCAGCCGTTACCGGTAGCAGCTGCCCAGGCTGTGACTGTCAGCCAGGGAAGCCAGACAGAGACAGAGAATGCAGCCACAAAGAAGGGCGAAACGGACAGCGGCGGACAGCAAACGGTGGGCATGAACCTGACCAGAACTGCTACACCAGCACCCAGCCAGACGTTGATCAGCTCAG CCACATATACGCAGATCCAGCCGCACTCACtgatccagcagcagcagcagatccaCCTGCAGAAGCAGGTGGTGATCCAGCAGCAGATCGCCATTCATCACCAGCAGCAGTTCCAGCATCGCCAGTCCCAGCTCCTCCACACAGCCACCCACCTTCAGCTGGcccaacagcagcaacagcagcaagcaCCATCTCTgacccaacagcagcagcaagctcaACCTCCGCAGCAGCAGGCTCCACCTCAAAACCAGCAGCAGGCTCAGACCCTCGTGGTACAACCTATGTTGCAGTCCCAACCGCAGCCTGTGCAGCTCCAGCAGGACAGTCCTTGCCAGCCAGCCACCAAGTCACCCGTTCCAATTCAGTCAAAATCTCTGGTCACCCCCATCAAACCACCTCAGCTTGGGCCTGCCAAAATGTCGGCAACGCAGCAGCCTCCGCCGCACATCCCCGTGCAGGTGGTGGGTACTCGACAGCAGGGCTCAGGCCAAGCCCAAGCGCTGGGCTTGGCTCAGATTGCTGCAGCAGTGCCGACGTCCAGGGGAATGCCAGCCGTGGTCCAGCCTGTTTCCCAAGCCCATGCTGCTTCCCCGTCATCTTCTTCAGCTCCAGCATCCTCGCAGGAAGCTCCTCCTCTCACCACAGGGGTGAATTTGGCACAAGTTCAAGGCACAGCCCACATGGTGAAGAGCCCAGCCTCCTCTCCAGTTGTGGCTCAGATGCCAGCAGCATTCTACATGCAGTCTGTCCAGTTGCCA GGCAAGTCTCAGACCTTATCGGTAAAGCGCAAGGCAGAgtcagaggaggagaaggaggagtcACCTGGTGTCACTGCACTCCTGCCTGCCAGGTCCTCTCCTGTGACAGACAGCCCCAAAAACATGGAGGAGAAGAGTGGCCTTGGAG ATAAATCTGATCCTGCTGCTGTTGCAACCCCAAATACTGCCTCAAGTGAAGGAGGATCAGTCACCCCCACCTCTGCTCCCACCCCAAACCTGGCAATGGTGTCACGTCAGATGGGAGACTCCAAACCCCCACAAGCCATTGTCAAGCCCCAGATCCTGACACACATCATTGAAGGCTTTGTCATCCAGGAAGGAGCAGAGCCCTTTCCG GTGGGTTGTTCTCAGCTGCTGAAAGAATCTGAGAAGCCGCTGCAGGGAGAGGCTCCTTCTGGCCAGAGTGAAAACCTGTCCAGCAATTCTCCGGGAGGGGACAGTGCTTCTATGG AGCTTGATAAGAAGGCAAACTTGCTGAAGTGTGAATACTGTGGGAAGTATGCCCCAGCAACCCAGTTCCGTGGCTCCAAGAGGTTTTGTTCCATGACCTGTGCTAAAAG GTACAATGTTAGCTGCAGCCATCAGTTTCGGCTGCAGAGAAAGAAGATGAAGGAATTCCAGGAAGCTAACTACGCGCGTGTGCGCCGACGGGGACCACGGCGCAGCAGCTCTGAAATTGCTCGAACAAAGATCCAGGGCAAGCGCCACAGG GGCCAGGAAGACTCAAGTCGAGGCTCTGATAACTCCAGCTATGATGAAGCTTTGTCCCCTACGTCTCCAGGACCCCTGTCAGTAAGGGCCAGTCATGGAGAGAGGGACCTGTCAAACTCTAGTATGGCCCCACCTACCCCAGATCTACACGGCATCAACCCAGTCTTCCTGTCCAGCAATCCCAGTCGCTGGAGTGTGGAGGAAGTGTACGAGTTCATTGCATCATTGCAAG GATGCCAGGAAATTGCTGAGGAGTTTCGGTCACAGGAAATTGATGGCCAGGCCCTGTTGCTTCTGAAGGAGGAACACCTCATGAGTGCCATGAACATCAAGCTGGGACCAGCTCTCAAGATCTGTGCCAAGATCAATGTCCTCAAGGAGACCTAA